Proteins from a genomic interval of Pseudomonas sp. RC10:
- a CDS encoding Lrp/AsnC family transcriptional regulator produces the protein MHAGMKLDRIDINILVHLQKDARMTNIALAEAVGLSPSPCLQRVKRLEAAGYISGYEAQVDISKLVNTVTVFTEITLSDHKRSDFVKFESCIRNIDEVLECHLISGGYDYLVRFVTGSIQYYQELMESLLDKNIGIEKYFSYIVIKSPVMRNALPLRSLLKPPSSTL, from the coding sequence ATGCACGCAGGCATGAAGCTGGACCGGATCGACATCAACATTCTGGTTCATCTGCAAAAGGATGCGCGAATGACCAACATCGCCCTCGCGGAGGCGGTGGGGCTGTCGCCGAGCCCGTGCCTGCAACGGGTCAAACGTCTGGAAGCGGCGGGCTACATCAGCGGCTATGAAGCGCAGGTCGACATTTCGAAGCTGGTGAACACGGTGACGGTGTTCACAGAGATCACCCTGTCGGATCACAAACGCAGCGATTTCGTGAAGTTTGAATCGTGCATCCGCAACATCGACGAAGTGCTGGAATGCCACCTCATCAGCGGCGGTTACGACTACCTCGTGCGCTTCGTCACGGGCAGCATTCAGTACTACCAGGAGTTGATGGAGTCGTTGCTCGACAAGAACATTGGCATCGAGAAGTACTTCAGCTACATCGTGATTAAGTCGCCAGTCATGAGAAATGCATTGCCGTTGCGCAGTCTGCTCAAGCCGCCGTCATCGACGCTATAA